tttgtttttAGGCTAGTATGCTCATAGAACAGTGAAATTCTCCAGAGACTGCATAAACTTGTTCAGCGAAAAAAAGGAGGCATATTTTCTTGTTGCTAATATGAGTGTGATAACATGTTAACAAGCTGGTTTAACCCAGCCAGTCCCAATACAGAGCTCTTCTTTCATTCAAGATGGAGCCATTTTTTAATGGTTAATGACTATTAATTAGTACATGTCTACAAGCATCAGTATGGTGTTAAAAGATCAGTTACATTTGAGATTCTTCATTTTATTTGAGAACTGTTATTCTTTTGGATATCACTCAATCAGTTGAATTTTTATACCATCTTCCTTCAGTTAGCAATGGTAGTAAGTTCTTTTTTCTATAATTGGTTTGCCATAAGTGTTTGCTTTTAACATCCCGTAATTGGTTTGCCAGAAGTGTTTCCTTTTAACATCCCGTACTTCTTGCCAATGTTCTTTTTCCGAACTGCTTGGATTGCTtttccttgagccgagggtctatcagaaacatcctctctacctcccaaggtaggggtaaggtctgcgtacactctacccttcccagaccctacttgtgggattacagtgggtatgttgttgtactaGTTTCAAATGTCATTAGAATATGTGACTGGCTCGAGCAATGCAAGTTGGCTTGGTGACACTTTCTTAATGCTCTGTATTTCTGAACTCGTCTTTCGTTTACTCTATGTCCCATTTCCCCGCATGATTTGAACAATATTCCTGCAGCACTTGCGTGCTCAATATGATGAATTATTTCCATCCCTATGCAATGATCACCCAGATGTATTTCCTCCGGAGCAGTACAGATGGGAGCAGTTCTTATGGTCTTGTGAACTTTGGTACTCTAAtagcatgaaaattttgtttaGTGATGGAAAACTAAGGACCTGCTTGATTCCAGTTGCAGGGTTTCTTAATCATTCAGTAAGTTTATTCTTCCCTGCAGTATTTTTCCTTTCCATTCATGTGCTTTATATTGTTGGTAACGGTGAACTCTAATCTTGTGAAATTGTTTGATGTGAGCGGAGCTGGAGTGTTGCTTGCTGACTTAAGCTCTTGTAACATGCTATCCGTGTGTCCAAAAGTTTAAATATCAATAAATAGGAATATATGTTGTGTTCTGAGTATTTTATGTGTAGTAGTACAGAACATGTTGTAAATCAGGTTCTTCAGTAAATCAGGTTATTCGCATATAAATTTTGACATCTTTCTGGTTTTTGCTCATTTATCTTTCCTTCAGACTTGTCCACACATAATGCACTATGGAAAAGTAGATTCCACGACAAATTCTATAAAATTTCCTTTGTCAAGGTCGTGCAATGCAGGAGAACAATGTTCTCTTGGCTATGGGAGCTTCTCTAGTTCTCATCTACTGACCTTCTATGGTTTTCTACCACAACTAGATAACTACTATGATGTGATTCCGCTAGGTAATTTCCTCTATGTCGTGATCACTTTACACCTAAATATAAAAAATTCATGGCCACTCCTGTCTCCTGTAACTATTATTTGAACAAGGGCATGTTTGTCTGGCAGATATTGACGTTGCAAGTAATGAAGATTGTGCAGACACAGACCCTACATCTGATTGGACATCCCATATGGTACGGGGCACCTGGTTCTCAGAGAATCACAGCATCTTCCATTATGGGTTACCACCTCCTCTGCTGGATCGTATGCGTAGATCTCGGAATCCGTTCTTGCAGTCAATGACCCTTGTAATCCCACGTTAGCTTTCTATGTCATGACTTTTCTTTACCCCGTACCCTTATATATGTTGCATACTTCCTTAACTTTATCCAAGTTCTTCGTCCTCTTATCTAATCAGCTATATCTCGACCATGAATATGCCTCGCCTGAAATGCATATATTTCCCTTTACAGACACCAGAGAACTTGGAAATTGAACTCGAAATACTTAGAGACCTTTGTTCTCTGTTCGAAGATATGAGGGATGGACTAGGAGATCCTGAATTTGATAACAGGTGACAGACATCATCATTATGTCACTCCAGAGAGATGAATTCCATTCCATTGGCCTAAGCAAAATTTTACTTTTAACATGTCAGGGAGACCACAAGTTGGGATGTAAAGCTTGCAGTGGATTTCAAGGACTTACAAAGGAGGATTTTCTCCTCCATAGTTGCTTCGTGTCAGGCAGGGTGTGAGTTGGTAGAATGTGAACTGCAAAGATACACATTGTAGTGTAGCAACCGGAAGGTAACTACGCTGCTGAAGCTCATGAGCTCTGCCCCACAGGTTGGATTGGAAGCTCAAGTAAAAGGTGACAGTAACCTTTCTGTTTTACCAATGGAACAAGACTAATGGTTTTCCCTAGGAAAATTAGGCAAGTGGTTAGTAACCATCTTTTCTCATTACCAGCTGGTTAAATTTTAGCTGTTCATTGTCTTAATATTTAAGTGGCAGAACGGGTGGAAACACTCTTATCCTCCCACAATTCTCAGAAATTTACTACTATCCTAGCGAGATTCCTAGTTTGTTCATACACTCTATTTGGAAGGTTGGAACACTTGTGATAGCGAAAAATGTATCTCAAACAGGCATACGTAGTGTTGGCAAAATGAGCCCATATTTTATCAACCTGTCCATGTTTTAACGGGTCAGATAATGGGGCTTCAACCGGACAATTTACACGATTGTCCTTATTTGGGGGTGGTTTTTTAATTTTTGTGTTTCGcctaaaataccccgaggttctgggttcgaacccggcTCAgtataaattttttttaaaaaaaatcgcaaggcagagtttcatTTCGCAAGCCAAACTTTTGCCTTAATGCAGAATGTGTcttaaaattctgccttataaggTGAACTTTTCTCGAAGCCTTGCCTacacgattttttttaaaaaaaaaactgagtggGGATTCAAAttcagaacctcggggtattttcgataatttttttaagcgaaggacaaaaattaaagaccagcgtcTTTGAAGGATAATCCGTGCAAAAAATGGGCTTCAACCTAGATAAAATGCGGGTATAATATGGGTTCCCTACATATGGGTCCAAGTTTCAAACGAAGCTTTTCcagtcatttgcacgattgcccttcaaaggcactaagtctttaatttttgcccttcgcta
Above is a genomic segment from Lycium barbarum isolate Lr01 chromosome 12, ASM1917538v2, whole genome shotgun sequence containing:
- the LOC132623959 gene encoding uncharacterized protein LOC132623959 isoform X2 → MLDLPENDKFFNKKKKLLEGMGCHAKHVSIQSSASPGELKSSLLLMLQRARIINLDELELYFGGEDVTDMVGFNSPRNEMEALNSILTAIAKLDGEHCSTTALQELRVAAVNLISELGEKFKEERKVVTQSRCEQEKCLQQWGEDRGVKSQLEISYFEGAGRGAVARQDMRIGDIALEIPLSIVISENLVHEYDMYSILEKVKGMSAETMLLLWSMKEKHNPDSKFKLYFDTLPEVFNTGLSFGMEAIMALDGTLLLEEIVQAKEHLRAQYDELFPSLCNDHPDVFPPEQYRWEQFLWSCELWYSNSMKILFSDGKLRTCLIPVAGFLNHSTCPHIMHYGKVDSTTNSIKFPLSRSCNAGEQCSLGYGSFSSSHLLTFYGFLPQLDNYYDVIPLDIDVASNEDCADTDPTSDWTSHMVRGTWFSENHSIFHYGLPPPLLDRMRRSRNPFLQSMTLTPENLEIELEILRDLCSLFEDMRDGLGDPEFDNRETTSWDVKLAVDFKDLQRRIFSSIVASCQAGCELVECELQRYTL